One Cucurbita pepo subsp. pepo cultivar mu-cu-16 chromosome LG11, ASM280686v2, whole genome shotgun sequence DNA window includes the following coding sequences:
- the LOC111805999 gene encoding uncharacterized protein LOC111805999 isoform X2, which produces MELEVSGSESDFDDNNKRKNLEGSTGDRIRVKKKTLQAVLEQCQRSLESLNDSSGVDENEGDEYEDERQGEVSGSVRGDREADELCDLLKSKVECRDFLEKLEDARASVPLNTFECSSWDVVSDVDLWESGDALDQEGYIVVKQEDIVDGIACFMAAYLLSLKETKELSPNQLQNALCKTFSVKKRKGKLRKAWDGSKVIYNVASWGATAVGLYQNPVILSAASKAFWTSCQVISKLL; this is translated from the exons ATGGAGCTTGAGGTGTCTGGATCGGAGTCGGATTTTGACGACAATAATAAGAGGAAGAATTTGGAGGGCTCGACTGGTGATCGGATTCGCGTGAAGAAGAAGACTCTGCAGGCTGTGCTGGAGCAGTGTCAGAGATCTCTCGAATCGCTGAACGATTCCAGCGGTGTCGATGAAAACGAGGGGGATGAATATGAAGATGAAAGGCAGGGTGAGGTTTCGGGATCTGTGCGGGGTGATCGAGAAGCCGACGAG TTGTGTGATCTACTTAAATCTAAAGTTGAATGCCGTGACTTTCTTGAAAAGCTAGAGGATGCTCGAGCATCAGTTCCACTAAACACTTTTG AATGCAGTTCTTGGGACGTGGTCAGTGATGTGGATCTATGGGAAAGTGGTGATGCTCTAGATCAAGAAGGTTACATCGTTGTGAAGCAAGAGGATATAGTCGATGGCATTGCTTGTTTCATGGCTGCATACTTATTGTCCTTAAAGGAAACCAAG GAATTGTCACCTAACCAACTTCAGAATG CCCTTTGCAAAACATTCTCagtgaagaagagaaaaggaaaactcCGGAAGGCGTGGGATGGAAGCAAGGTCATTTATAATGTGGCATCCTGGGGAGCTACTGCAGTTGG GCTATACCAGAACCCTGTGATTCTAAGTGCTGCTTCTAAAGCCTTCTGGACTTCCTGCCAAGTAATATCAAAGCTTCTCTAA
- the LOC111805999 gene encoding uncharacterized protein LOC111805999 isoform X1: protein MELEVSGSESDFDDNNKRKNLEGSTGDRIRVKKKTLQAVLEQCQRSLESLNDSSGVDENEGDEYEDERQGEVSGSVRGDREADELCDLLKSKVECRDFLEKLEDARASVPLNTFEECSSWDVVSDVDLWESGDALDQEGYIVVKQEDIVDGIACFMAAYLLSLKETKELSPNQLQNALCKTFSVKKRKGKLRKAWDGSKVIYNVASWGATAVGLYQNPVILSAASKAFWTSCQVISKLL from the exons ATGGAGCTTGAGGTGTCTGGATCGGAGTCGGATTTTGACGACAATAATAAGAGGAAGAATTTGGAGGGCTCGACTGGTGATCGGATTCGCGTGAAGAAGAAGACTCTGCAGGCTGTGCTGGAGCAGTGTCAGAGATCTCTCGAATCGCTGAACGATTCCAGCGGTGTCGATGAAAACGAGGGGGATGAATATGAAGATGAAAGGCAGGGTGAGGTTTCGGGATCTGTGCGGGGTGATCGAGAAGCCGACGAG TTGTGTGATCTACTTAAATCTAAAGTTGAATGCCGTGACTTTCTTGAAAAGCTAGAGGATGCTCGAGCATCAGTTCCACTAAACACTTTTG AAGAATGCAGTTCTTGGGACGTGGTCAGTGATGTGGATCTATGGGAAAGTGGTGATGCTCTAGATCAAGAAGGTTACATCGTTGTGAAGCAAGAGGATATAGTCGATGGCATTGCTTGTTTCATGGCTGCATACTTATTGTCCTTAAAGGAAACCAAG GAATTGTCACCTAACCAACTTCAGAATG CCCTTTGCAAAACATTCTCagtgaagaagagaaaaggaaaactcCGGAAGGCGTGGGATGGAAGCAAGGTCATTTATAATGTGGCATCCTGGGGAGCTACTGCAGTTGG GCTATACCAGAACCCTGTGATTCTAAGTGCTGCTTCTAAAGCCTTCTGGACTTCCTGCCAAGTAATATCAAAGCTTCTCTAA
- the LOC111805671 gene encoding rho GTPase-activating protein REN1-like, with amino-acid sequence MYMICIMLRLIICLFNFLLKSFESLVDCYAFQNAAPQKGGEVNLTLGGIDLNNSGSVVVKSEKKLLTVLFPDGREGRAFTLKAETLEDLYEWKAALETALSQAPSSVHANGIFKNDKIESNDGSSETLKDGSQLGRPKVLGRPVLLALEDVDGTPSFLEKALRFIEDHGVKVEGILRQAADVDDVERRVRDYEQGKIEFSPEEDAHVVADCVKYVIRELPSSPVPASCCNALLEASKTDRGNRVNAMRSAIYETFPEPNRRLLQRILMMMQTVASHKAENRMSSSAVAACMAPLLLRPLLSGDCEIETDFDVGGDGSIQLLRAAAAANHAQAIVITLLEEYDIIFGEGSLSPIMYSDSEESGSESEEASDDDMSYDDEEQDDVTGSDAETDDGVESTGTCSGSVYSEEHDLSGDKGSEVSSGSPKNSDVSKVNGTKPKSSSPKKKLPQVRSKKTVRGRGNPPIKDEKPCEENESEEANMMHKLDPCSSSSFDGSPSKSSHTSRRLTVWGRTPAKKNLSMESMDLDFDEEVEIQKLEATKFELQNKILEEAKENFTLQSSLENQKKFLHERRITLEQEVARLKGQLQKERDLRMALEVGLKISQGPLPSLANISEKTKADLEEIDQAEKDIANLNNMVADFEGQLDRLRPSSDSRNASQNHQTKSKDKKKDAGALALLHPEHFRNKDILSGQAENGNEKKTESSSSTSKHSPHNQHPDHHAIVRSVGFPTMEALAPRSTALTNLKRAAARVEGSNLTSSALTKLTTRLNFLKERRSQIANELQNMDRGRVSGQSLENTDKGRGAEAKRSVQNSDVTQGSSSQDSDKRAGTDSSSQPRN; translated from the exons ATGTACATGATATGCATCATGTTACGATTGATTATTTGTCTGTTTAATTTCCTTCTGAAAAGTTTTGAATCTTTAGTTGATTGTTACGCCTTTCAGAATGCTGCTCCTCAAAAAGGGGGGGAGGTGAATTTGACTCTCGGTGGCATTGATCTCAACAATTCAGGCAG TGTTGTTgtgaaaagtgaaaaaaaactCTTGACTGTGCTCTTTCCTGATGGTCGAGAAGGACGGGCATTCACACTGAAg GCGGAAACATTGGAGGATCTCTATGAATGGAAGGCCGCACTGGAAACTGCTTTGTCTCAAGCACCTAGTAGTGTCCATGCTAATGGTATCTTCAAGAATGATAAGATCGAATCAAATGATGGGTCTTCAGAGACGT TGAAGGATGGATCACAGCTCGGAAGACCAAAAGTCCTTGGTAGGCCAGTTTTGCTTGCTTTGGAAGATGTTGATGGAACTCCCTCCTTTCTGGAGAAAGCCCTTAGGTTTATAGAGGACCACG GAGTCAAAGTTGAAGGCATTTTGCGACAAGCTGCAGatgttgatgatgttgaacgtCGTGTGCGGGACTATGAACAGG GAAAGATCGAGTTTTCTCCAGAAGAAGATGCACATGTAGTGGCTGACTGCGTGAAG TATGTCATCCGGGAGTTACCATCATCTCCAGTTCCGGCATCTTGCTGTAACGCATTACTAGAAGCAAGCA AAACTGATCGAGGTAACAGAGTGAATGCTATGCGATCTGCAATATATGAAACCTTTCCAGAACCAAATCGCCGTTTACTGCAGAG AATTCTTATGATGATGCAAACCGTAGCGTCTCATAAAGCTGAGAATCGAATGAGCTCTTCAGCTGTGGCAGCTTGCATGGCCCCCTTACTCCTTCGTCCACTTTTATCCGGTGATTGTGAGATTGAAACTGATTTTGACGTGGGGGGTGATGGTTCTATTCAACTTCTTCGTGCAGCTGCCGCTGCAAACCATGCTCAAGCCATAGTTATTACTTTACTGGAGGAATATGACATAATTTTTGGG GAAGGTTCTCTGTCGCCTATAATGTATTCGGATTCAGAAGAGAGTGGAAGTGAGAGTGAGGAGGCAAGTGATGATGATATGTCTTACGatgatgaagaacaagatgatGTCACTGGTTCTGATGCAGAAACAGACGATGGAGTTGAATCAACTGGAACCTGTAGTGGGAGTGTTTACTCTGAGGAGCACGATTTATCTGGTGATAAG GGTTCTGAAGTATCAAGTGGTAGTCCGAAGAATTCTGACGTTTCTAAGGTAAATGGAACGAAGCCAAAATCGAGttcccccaaaaaaaaattgcctCAAGTTCGAAGCAAGAAGACCGTTCGAGGTAGAGGTAATCCACCAATCAAGGATGAAAAGCcttgtgaagaaaatgaatctGAAGAAGCAAATATGATGCACAAGTTGGATCCTTGTTCATCTTCAAGCTTTGATGGTTCTCCAAGTAAAAGTTCCCACACGTCAAGGCGTCTCACCGTTTGGGGACGCACGCCT GCAAAGAAGAACCTCTCCATGGAATCCATGGATCTTGATTTTGACGAAGA GGTTGAAATCCAGAAACTTGAAGCCACTAAATTTGAActgcaaaataaaattttggaggaG GCCaaagaaaattttactttGCAATCCAGTctggaaaaccaaaagaagtTCTTGCATGAGCGTCGTATAACTCTTGAACAAGAA GTGGCAAGACTAAAAGGCCAGTTGCAAAAGGAGAGAGATCTAAGGATGGCTCTTGAAGTAGGACTTAAAATTTCTCAAGGCCCTTTACCGAGTTTAGCTAATATTAGTGAAAAG ACAAAGGCAGATCTTGAAGAAATAGATCAAGCAGAGAAAGACATTGCCAATTTAAACAACATGGTGGCTGACTTTGAAGGACAGCTCGATAGGCTACGTCCTTCTTCTGATTCACGTAATGCCTCACAGAATCATCAAACAAAATC GAAGGACAAGAAGAAGGATGCTGGAGCTTTAGCCCTTTTACATCCTGAACACTTCAGAAATAAG GATATTCTTTCAGGTCAAGCAGAAAATGGCAACGAAAAGAAGACGGAATCATCATCTTCCACAAGTAAACACTCCCCTCACAACCAGCATCCAGATCATCATGCCATTGTCAGATCAGTTGGGTTTCCGACCATGGAGGCATTAGCACCAAGGTCAACGGCTCTAACGAATCTTAAGAGGGCTGCTGCAAGGGTTGAG GGTTCAAATCTCACCTCTTCAGCACTGACGAAACTGACTACCAGACTCAATTTCTTGAAGGAGCGTCGCAGCCAGATAGCTAATGAACTCCAGAATATGGACCGGGGGCGAGTTTCAGGTCAATCATTAGAGAATACGGATAAGGGCAGAGGAGCTGAAGCAAAGCGCTCAGTCCAAAATTCTGATGTCACTCAAGGGTCGTCTAGTCAGGACTCGGATAAGAGAGCAGGAACTGATAGCAGCAGCCA